Within the Telopea speciosissima isolate NSW1024214 ecotype Mountain lineage chromosome 4, Tspe_v1, whole genome shotgun sequence genome, the region GATCTTCGAGGAGGCTTGACGACGATCAATCAGGTTGCCAACTCAAATTATAAATATACACCTACATGAAATGTTGCAAGAAACACATCGTTTTGAAACACTTATGTCTAATCATCTTCAAGCCTCATACGTATGTCTATAACTGATTAAGGAAGGATCACTTGAACTTACTTTATACTGAATCTGCAGCTTATGATCTGCAGTGGAGTATCTTTTTCCTTCGTTGTAGGCACAGTTGTAACATGGCGAACCTTGGCTCTAATTGGTAAAATTCAGCACTTTACCCTAATTAGATAACCTATTATTATTTAGTTATGTTAAGGACATGGAGATATTGTATTATATTAGTGCAGAAATATTAAATCAAAGAACCTCAAATAGACCTATTGTAGGAAGGACTAACATGTTGTATTGTTGCAGGACTTATCCCATGTTTTACCAATCTTCTGGGCCTCTTATTCATTCCAGAGTCTCCAAGATGGCTAGTAAGAAATTTCAGCGAGTAAAGTTACTTCTACACAATATATGACAAACACTAAAGAGAATGACATAGTTtatatttgatttttgttgcagGCAAAGACGGGACACAAGAAAGAATTTCAGGTTGCTCTACAGAAACTTCGTGGCATGGATGCTGATATttctcaagaagaagatgaaattcaAGTTCTTCCCAACTCAAAAAACAATAGCTTTTGAGAACGTAATATAACTTTTACATCAAAGAAATGTGATGACTGATGAGGGACCATATGGGTGCTTTGCAGGAATATATAGACACTCTTGAAAAGCTCCCTAAAGCCAAATTGCTGGATTTGTTCCAAAGAAGATACTCCCGTTCGGTCATGGTAAATGTTTCTTGCAACTCAAATAACTTGGTACTATTAATCCCACAACGATTGTGAGTGAGAAATCTCTCTCCTGATATACCTATGAACACCCTCCTCTCATCAGATCGGTCTTTTGAGATGGagatttacatggtatcagagcaggttacgtccttcctcccttccagtTCCATCCGACTCCAACATCCCCTTCCTATATCCGTTCACATGTACGGTGGCTCCGATCCACCTACatgtgagggggagtgttaatctCACATCGATTGTGAATGAGAAATCCCTTTCTTAATATACTTTTGAATACCCTCCTCTCATCAGATCAGTCTTTTGAGATGGAGATTTGCAAGTACTGCATCCTATAATCGGCTGTAGGACGAAACTGATAAAGCTTTCTGTTTATTCTACAcgttgatttttaaaaaaaaatttggcgttcatttctcttcccttttttttattatataactttttgaccaaaaatgatATTGATGAACAGATTGGAGTCGGACTAATGGTCATTCAACAATTTGGGGGAATCAATGGAGTTGTCTTTTACACGAGCCAAATTCTTTCATCTGCAGGTAAAGGGACTTCTTTGAAATGATTCCTGCTAGACAAGGGAATTAAGTAAGTGGCAAAAACAAAACTGTCAGCATTTCACACTTACAGACACTTAATTCTGCTTTTGGTAGACCAGAAATACAGCTTCAAATGAGCCTCTATACTCTTCTGTCTTTCTGGAGTAACTTTTCCAGCTTGATTATATGAAATGTTTACTGGAGAATTCTCGTTGCTACTCATGTTAGGAGAACTTGGTCAAAGGAAGATCAGCTTGTCTGTAGAGGAGAGAAGGTCGTTTTTTGGGATATTGAGTTTGTTCTTTCCCAAAATAGTTCATACTTGATTACAATAACCTTGCTTCGATATCACGTATTGGGAAAAACAAACCCTCTCCCACCTGTGTGCAAATTAATGGATAAACACAGCAACCAAGTCTGTGCAAAGCTAATAAGGCAGATAATCATTAATGGACATACAAGTATTCTCTAGAAAAGATAACCTTCTGGAGTGCTGTCTTCTAGAGAATGTATCAAAAAAGGAAATTctgaaatgcattttttattttctttcttttgataatGTACAGGTTGAAGTAACAAAAACATACTAATTGCCATTGAATCTGTCTGTAATCTTAGGATTTTCTGCCAAAGTCGGAACTATATGTTTTGCTTTTCTTCAGGTATTCAGCTCTCTTTTCCCTCAATGTCCTTAAAATTGAACATCTTTCTCCATGGAATTGATTTAGACAATCTTATTTTGCAGGTTATAATAACTATATTCAATGCACTCTTAATGGACAAGGCTGGAAGAAGACCCCTTCTATTGGTAGGAAGTGATGGACAATGAATTGGGAAAACATCTTTTATTGCACAAAGTCCTTTTAATGAATATGAGGTgttgttttgtttcattttttagaTTTCTACTTCAGGGTTGGTCTTAAGCTGTTTACTAATTGGGATGTCCTTCTATCTGAAGGTAGTTGTCACCTATGAATCCTGATATTCTTCCTGTCTTTTGGTTTTCGAGAGTCTTATGCCTAGAGATGCTTTTGTGAATTAGGTCCACGAATTGGCACCCACAGTAGTTTCTCCACTTGCTGTAACTGGAATACTGGTATGGTAATGTGGGAAGTCTCTAGTTAAAAATACTGATATTATTTCTTCCATCAGAACTCAattcttttaatcttttttctGGGTTTTAATTTGTTCAATGAGCTTAGGCATACATAGGATTTTTCTCAATTGGAATGGGAGCAGTTCCTTGGGTTATGATGTCCGAGGTAATTTTAACATTTGTCATCAAAATCATTATTCATGTCTACACTATTTCTATACATTTGATCATATGCCTCATCAGCCAACTCTGCTTTGAATGCAGGTATTTCCTCTAAATATTAAAGGAGCGGGTGGAAGCCTGGCAACATTGGTGAACTGGATTGGAGCATGGAcaatttcttttacttttaacTTTCTTAtacaatggagttcttatggTAAAGACTAGTCATGAGTTTATATTTCTAGTGTGGGAGAGAAACTGAGAGATTAAAAGCAGAATTATTATTGCCTTGTCTAACTTGGTTTTCTATTTTAGAACCTCTGTGATGTGTTACTACAACATTAATCCCTTGTAACAGTAGTTGTTGGGCTTACATGTTTGTGTGATTTTCAGGTACCTTCTTCCTCTATGCAGCAAGTAATGCAATAAGTATCCTGTTTATAGTCATGTTTCTGCCTGAAACAAAGGGGCGAACCCTGGAACAACTTCAAGCTGCCATTAATGCCTAGAAAATGGACAAACCTTGAAAGAAAAAGAGCTGGAGTTTGCTTGAGAAGCAGTTGTAACTTTTTTTTGCTTGAGAAGCAGTTGTACTACTATCTCTTTCACTcactgttttcttttcttttttgataaatcGATTCACTGTTTAGAGCCAGCCCAAGAAAAACAGTCACAGCCACTGTTCATCCCAACTTTTCCCATCTGAATTAAGTTATAAGAACCCCACATCTTCCAATTCCACATTTCCCCACCAATGCACTATTGTGATCTGCTTTGCTTCCAGTGCTAGACTACTGCTACTGTCTCCTCACCTCAATCTAGTTCCCACTTCCATCTCTCAAACGACCTAGAAGGTCAGTCTTTCTaacttatcttcttcttttcaaagCTTTATGAACTGGCAATTGCATTGAATTTGATGGAGTTGCTTATTATACTTCTTGTTTGTAAATCCTTCAATGAAATGTGGGATTaattaaatctctctctctctctctctctctctctctctgatgatCCTGTTTTCATCTTCATAGATATCATATTACACCATTACCATTTTCACAGAATCTTACCCATATTGTTGTTTTGGAACAAGATTTTATTGTGGTAATTAGAACTGAGCTTGAATTAGAGAGGCTTTAAAGCATATAATATTACTTCTCTGTGTTCGAAAATATAGGATATGATGTTGTTGTTTCATAGTGAAAGTATTATCCTTTTTGGTCCtcaaatttttcttttatatttattgGTGATGGTCCCCATGCTGCCAACATGGGTAAGAATGCGCACGGCACACCAATGGGTGTTTTGAAAAAAGTATCATTCATATGTAACCCACATTTTCAAAGTAGAtgagagaaaacaataaaaaaaaaaactcatttgagAGAGGAACTGCACGGTCGTGTATAAGAGGTATATGTcagattaaagtgttttaatcTAAACTGTCCAAAGATAAAGTAATGGTAGATACTTCTCCTATACGATTACCTTTTCAGTTACTTTTTCAAAATGCGTGCAAAAGACTTTTGTATTTAtcaacatgattaaaaaaaacaatggttaaaaaaacaaaaatgaaacaaCTTCCTTTTGTTTCATTCTCTGCAACTTCCGTTTTTCAATACGTTCTCTTAAGAGGCTGTGATGGCTTTAAGAGGTGCGAAAGGAATAGCTCAAACCAAAAGAAAACCTTCCAAAAAACCAAGAAGTCAAACGACAACCAGGAGCCCAGACCAAACTTTTTCCTCAAAATTGCATTTTGGTGGCAATTCCGCAGCAAAATCAGTTGTAACTTGCAGATCTTAGGCTCGATTATAAGGTCTAAAAAACCCAAcaaatgaggggaggggaggggtcTCTTCCCCAGATCTATGTCCACATTGggtgcactgcagaggatttttataTGGGTTTTGCCGTTGGGTTGGGAgagaatttgaaattaaaaaaaaaaagaatatgtgGTGAGGTCAAACTGAGTTTGAAATGAGACACCCAAAAGACAAACAGTAATAGTGATTCCCCTCCCGTAAAAATGAGTAAACTCTTGTAAAAAATAacgatacaatttttttttcttaaatacaACGGGAGAGATTATTGAGAGGGGAATTCTTAAGAACCTTCGTCCCTGTTTTTTTACACTTCACAGAGACGTAATGTTCCTCTTATTCCCCTCTGTGTTTCTAGTAATCCAATTAtgtttctcctctctctttctccaagttttttattttatcaaaaaaatagtgaaaacaATTCAGGAATAACAGCGATTCACTATTCAGTAATCCAATCAtgtttctcttctctccttcttcagtTTTTTCTTAAAGCCATCACAGCCTCTTAAGAGAACgtttttgaaaaaaagggaATTGCAGTGAACGAAACAAAAGGAAGTCGtttcgggtttttttttaatcattgtttttttttaatcatgttgaTAAATACAAAAGTCTTTTACACGTATTTGAAAAAGTAACTGAAAGGTAATCGTACAGGAGAAGTATCTACCGTTACTTTATCCTTGGACAGTTCAgattaaaacactttaatttgaCGGTTACTAAAAACcagtgtaaaagattcctcttatacacgaccgtgcatgaaacttttccccaattttttatgtgaaaaatattggACCGAGATTCTCTACACTCATAGAGAAGGGAATGTCCACACATCTAAGGACATTTAACCCTTTGAAATAGTATGGGGAAGGGTAATGATGACATGGAAGTCCAATCACATTGTTGTTGGTTTTCTCTTTCATTCAAATACAAGCTGGTTGAAACCTGTTTGTACCCTATTTCGGTCAAGAAGCGCGAGCAAGTATGGCTGGGTGTAGAGCAACAAAAGTTTTAGGGGGCCAGAAAGAATTATTTTGGGCCACAGTGGAACGGTTCATTTGGGCTAAGATAAGGAAGTTGTTGAGATTTGGCCGAGGTACTTTCGGTCGGTCTTCACAAGCCTAACACACTTAGGACAGTTCTAATCCATAAAGAATGGAAGTTACAACTACCGGTGGAGAACATGGGGTTTTTCCAGTTATAGAACCGttcaaatataaataaaggattTGAAGGAGGCAGAAGGACCTTTCGGTAAATCAAAACACCATAATCTTTTTATCTTTATCTTAGGAAGTAGAAGTAATTTAGTGTAATCTTAGTTTGTAATTTTCCATCAATTTCTTGAGGAGAGTACATCTGATATTTTCAATCGTTCGAAAGAGTGATTCCGTTGGAAAATTGTTAGTGTAAACACCAACTAAAACACGAAAAGtaacaaaaacagagcaagatgacacagagatttaatgtggttcacacaccagtatagTGTGCTACGTCCACCAGCGAAGGCGAagctgtttcactatgtaaattggagaaagttacaatggagaaCCCTCAAGAACATCCAAAACGGTGTTGTTGCTCTCtccctgaaaccctaaaacgaaAAAGCCCAAATCTCACTActttacaataaagcgggtaaagattataaatactcctccatcggatcgGGTCGATCCATCGTGTCGGGTCGTACCGTACCGTGGGGGGCTTTGCTCCCGCACCCCCAACGAGATCAGTGACAGGCCCAAGCCCTCCGCTACCGTCACAAATCTCA harbors:
- the LOC122658619 gene encoding sugar transporter ERD6-like 7, which gives rise to MAIDHNMETSENRLQKEIREPLIQYGEDEDRKSTNDSHWMVYLSTFVAVAGSFEFGTCVGFSSPVEAALRKDLNLSIAQYSVFGSIVTFGAMVGAITSGTIADFIGRKGAMRISAVFCIAGWFAVYFAEGATSLDIGRLSMGYGMGIFSYVVPIFIAEIAPKDLRGGLTTINQLMICSGVSFSFVVGTVVTWRTLALIGLIPCFTNLLGLLFIPESPRWLAKTGHKKEFQVALQKLRGMDADISQEEDEIQEYIDTLEKLPKAKLLDLFQRRYSRSVMIGVGLMVIQQFGGINGVVFYTSQILSSAGFSAKVGTICFAFLQVIITIFNALLMDKAGRRPLLLISTSGLVLSCLLIGMSFYLKVHELAPTVVSPLAVTGILAYIGFFSIGMGAVPWVMMSEVFPLNIKGAGGSLATLVNWIGAWTISFTFNFLIQWSSYGTFFLYAASNAISILFIVMFLPETKGRTLEQLQAAINA